caggtgagctggatatctccgttggaaaaccccgtttctgaccgcgtaaaaacgataccctcaggcagatccagatcaagccaatcgctcgttggccactttgtgaagatacagaagggcggtagcgactgcccaacagcgttgccaccgcctatcaacgtacaactctcacggttagccggatccgcggtgcgtggcttttcatgcctctttttcgtcacgaccaataccggtatccggccatctctcacaccgattctagtaccacattcgtcagcgttccaggccgctgaagccgtgatcccaagctctaccgcatgagccgccgtgcggcgataccaggcctccacaagatcgatctgttgctcccaactaaggcgagtaatctcgacgggttgttgtttggtaagtcgcagttccgggtgttttttacgccaacggccgtaccagttcatttgaattggaccacagggcggtatacgtgactgacgcatcagattggccgcagatattacgtgttgtgagtcgggatatgcaccaagtttatcaagctgcatgatatacgcaacgagagcttgatcttcagcatcagtcaacaatgaaggccgcccgctgcgctttatcgatatcttaggactgccattgatcaggagattacgagcatgccgctgagtactcgaatacgggtaaccgttccttttacagaacgatcgtagcgattctggcttggatctgccctcccgcgcggtatccgccctactgcggtgagtttcgacatattgggcatacatgcgggctcctaagatagcttgagattctggggacgtcatgatataggtatatttgcggtaagtgcaattgtgttgttatggaacgggattacactcggcataagttaaattgttaacgattttctaggtaaaaaactgatgcggggtggcccacggttttttcgaaaatcaaggttttgtaaccccctctttgagggggcccacaacgaacagcccccaagtacctaggtacctacctaccttacctacctacataacACACCGCACCATACCATCCATACCTTACCCTACCTTACCTCAGCGATCTACCTTGACTTGCCTTATTCTAGTACCTCGTCACCAAAGTACTGTACCTTATCAAATCCCTCTCCAAAGCCGCCAAATACCGCGCTATCTTTGTGTTCATTCACTTTGTATTTAGGTACTTACCTACTTACCTCAAGCCATCTACCTGCCTATCTTACCCTTCTTTACCTTACTTCCTACATCTCCCTCCCACTTCCTTGCTCGAACCAACAAACTACCTCGACAACGGCAGCCGTCATCCCAATATCTGCGAGTCAACCGCAACTCAATCCCGCCTTGTCCGCCGCCCCAACCGACGCTGCACGTAGCCGCAACCCCGGGGTCTCACTCAGGTCACCCTCTGCAGTCTTactatttattttttatacttgttacttttttttgcctttttcaAACGGCGAACCAGAGACTCGGAAGGAGGACGTTTGGTGCAAGGGGGGAAGGGGATAGAGTTTACGTGGTTCCCAGCCCCGCATCCCAAACGCCTTGGCTCCGGCCCTGACGCCGGctcaaaaaaataaaaacatcaagtacagcagaaaaaaagaagaaaaaaagaaaaaaaaaaaaagcttcgtgGGCCATGGCGGCTGCTCTGGCGCATTCGTCGGGGATGATTCCTTCCATGGTTGGAGTCCCACCGTCGACATCATACGAAaatggcagcggcggcaacaGTAGCACAACAGCGGGCCATGGATCGGTAAACGACGGCAGCCGAACCAGCCGGAATGCGCTGCAAGGTGACCTCAAGTCCGATGCCGCATCTGCCCAATCACAAAATAGGAAGCTCCAACTGAGTGACTTTAAAAAGGTCCGGACGTTGGGAACAGGTGAGAGAGATATAGCAttggctttttttgtttttgctttcttAATCTGCATGCGCTTGGCTGTTTCTACACCAAGGCAACATGCAAGCAAAGAGTGgtctccctctctctctctctctctcccccaTCCCACTAACATGCTGCCGACCGCCTCGCAGGAACGTTTGCCCGAGTCTGCCTTGTCCGACCATCGAACCCGCAGAACGAAACGGAGCGCAACAAGGTCTTTGCGCTCAAGATACTGCGCAAGTCCGAGGTGGTCAAGCTCAAGCAGATCGATCATGTGCGCCACGAGCGCGCCATCCTCGCCGACGTGTCGGGGTTCCCGTTTATAACAAACATGCTCGCCTCCTTCTCCGACCACGACTTCCTCTACATTGTGCTCGACTACGTGCCCGGCGGCGAGCTCTTTTCGtacctgcgcaagtaccgaCGCTTCGACGAGGACATGGCCCGCTTCTACGCCGCCGAGATCGTCCTGGTGCTCGAGTACCTGCACGAGGCCCAGGACGGCGTGGCCTACCGCGACCTCAAGCCCGAGAACCTGCTGCTGGACGGCCAGGGCCACATCAAGCTCGTCGATTTCGGCTTCGCAAAGAGGCTCGGCGGCAGGAGGGACGGCGACAACAGCGGAACCCAGGAGACGTACACCCTGTGCGGAACCCCAGAGTACCTGGCCCCCGAGGTTATCCATAACAAGGGTCACACCACCGCCGTGGACTGGTGGGCCCTGGGCATTCTGATTTACGAGTTTCTTACCGGGTACCCGCCGTTCTGGCATCAGAACCCAATCGAGATTTACAAGCAGTGAGTGGTCTTGTCTGcattctttgtttttttctactGCAAAAAAGTATCCCCTTTCAAACCTAACCTTGTTTTCCCTCGCACACAGGATCGTCGAAAAGCCCGTCGTCTTCCCGCAAGACCCGCCAATTTCTCCCAACGCACAGGACATCATCCGGCAGTTCTGCACCGTCGACCGCTCCCGCCGCCTCGGTAACATcagcggcggcgccgcgcGGGTAAAGGAGCACCCCTTCTTTGAAGGCGTCGACTGGGAAGCCATCTACAGCCGCAAGTTCCCGGGACCCATCCTGCCGCCGATCAGATACCCCGGCGACGCTCAGTGCTTTGACATTTACCCCGAGGAGGACGTCGGCAAGGATCCTTACACGGACGAGATGGCTCAAAAGTACGACCACTACTTTCAGGACTTTTGAGTAAAAGCTCAAGCGGAAatccaaacaagaaaaaggacaaaaaaaagagattcaTCTGCACAAAGCTCAAATAGCTGTATTAATACTGTCTCATTGTGgcgcttgttttttttttcgtctttttttttctgtctctgCCTCCGCCTCTATTACTGACAGTGAAAGTGGAGGCTCCACTGAAGATTACCACACTTGGGCATTTACCTTGTTGTTCTGCGAACAAAGCACCTGTACATTCCTGATCGATACTATGACACGCTGATTTTTCTTGTCAtgttttgtcttttcttctttgttctctctctctgtgtttttctcttttttcttgatcTCAGAAATGTGCCATGCCAAAGATAATGACTCCTTTTCTTGTCCATACCCCCTACCATATCtgtgaatttttttttttttttgcctcgcTTCGTCATGAAAGCATCATGTAAATAACTGCCTCCCATTGTCATGTGTTAAAGCGCACCAAACTTGTTTCTGAAAGCATAACCTCACATAGCAAGCACACTTCAGGGCAACCCAGGAAGGCTCAACGGATCTGGAGTTGGAGGACTTGAGCTTTGTTCCCGGAACGGGGAACCGGAACGGCCCTCGACTGGTTTAGATTTAGTTCATTTTCCTGGTGAAAGCCTTACAAATTGAGACTGAAATTTTATCAAGGATCAAAGCAGTCGAGTAGTTTACTCCTCCTTGTCAAATACTACTGCGAGCATGGACTGTTTTCTGTCGGCGAGTTGTCCCCCACAATGTGTCTTGTGTTTGATAGCAAATCACTTGAATGAAGGCGCTCGCATTTCAAGGTAATTCTGGTTGATTTCAAGGTCTGCGAATAAAATCTACGTTTCTGTGCGTGATCCCTTAGGTGCTTCTTGCAAGCAAAGGAAACCTCTGCTAAGGGACACTGTAAAGCTCCCTCGACAACACTCTTGAGCCATTCCTTAGCTCCATCGCAGAAACTAATGACCCATCGTACCAAAAGTCTTGGCCCAAGGGTGCAAACAACAATGGGCAAAGCAgtttaacaaaaaaaaaaaagaaaaaagaagaaagaaaacagcATTCGAATGCATAAAAATGCCGTCCAGGCAGTTACCACATGCCATATGCCAGTTAGATGGACCGTACCAAAGCACAACGCCATACTCCATACTCGTCGTAGTAATCGCGGAACCACAAACCaccgcaaggaaaaagaagaaggaaaaaaaagaaagaatacACGTAGAGCAGCGCCATCACCGACCCTCAGAAAGCCACCCTCCGACGACAGATGCGACAGAGGCTGCCGGCTTCCTCCTCTAGAGCACTTGGTACAGCCAGTACGTGCCCAGGGCCAGCACggccagggagccgagcgcGGCCGCGCCCTCCTTGGTGCACCACAGCAGCATGGTCCAGCCCGACATGAACTCGCGGGACCTGGCCACCTGGCGGCGCGCCGTGGCGTGTATGTCGAGCGGGTAGGGGAGGCTGATGCGCACGTCTTGGTCCTGCGGTGCCGAGTCGCCGGCGGCGCTTCCATCTTTGCctcgtgctgctgctgctgctgttgttgtcgttGCTGCTCCGGCCTTTCCGTCTTCTCGCGAAGAGTCCAGAACCTGGCCGGCGAcgcccttggccttggccacTTCCCTGCCCAGCTCCGTGGGCGTCAGGATGGGTACGTCGAGGCGCAGGAACACGGGCTGGTGGTCCGAGGACCGCATCAGCGGCATCGAGGTGTAGGCGCGGGCTGCAAAGGTGTGGTCCTCGCCTTGGCCGTCGTGCTCGGTTTTGGCAAACTCGGGCACTTGCATGTAGAGCACCCGATCGGTCCAGCTCGGCCACCTGTGCTTAGCAAAGCGGTACGGCACGACCAGGTCGGCGTCGCCGCGCTCCatggcctccctggcctcggcctcgttgATGGCACCCTCGGCCGAGTGCAGCACGTCGTACTTGTACGTCGGCGGGAAGGCAATGTCCTCCTCGGTGAAGCAGCGGAGCACCTTGCCGGCCGCCTTCTCCTTGCTCAGCTGATCCCTCTCGAGGAGCGTGGGCCAGTGGTCCGGAGAATCGGGATCAAAGCTCGGAAACCTGTCTTCCTTCTTGGGGGACTTGTCCGCAGTGCGGTAGTTGAGGTCTCCAGCGACAAAGACGTGGCTGCCGGGCCTAAAGATGGTCATGTCGCGCAGCGCCTCTCGCATGTGCCCCGC
Above is a genomic segment from Pyricularia oryzae 70-15 chromosome 7, whole genome shotgun sequence containing:
- a CDS encoding AGC/PKA protein kinase, whose protein sequence is MAAALAHSSGMIPSMVGVPPSTSYENGSGGNSSTTAGHGSVNDGSRTSRNALQGDLKSDAASAQSQNRKLQLSDFKKVRTLGTGTFARVCLVRPSNPQNETERNKVFALKILRKSEVVKLKQIDHVRHERAILADVSGFPFITNMLASFSDHDFLYIVLDYVPGGELFSYLRKYRRFDEDMARFYAAEIVLVLEYLHEAQDGVAYRDLKPENLLLDGQGHIKLVDFGFAKRLGGRRDGDNSGTQETYTLCGTPEYLAPEVIHNKGHTTAVDWWALGILIYEFLTGYPPFWHQNPIEIYKQIVEKPVVFPQDPPISPNAQDIIRQFCTVDRSRRLGNISGGAARVKEHPFFEGVDWEAIYSRKFPGPILPPIRYPGDAQCFDIYPEEDVGKDPYTDEMAQKYDHYFQDF